The following proteins are encoded in a genomic region of Amia ocellicauda isolate fAmiCal2 chromosome 6, fAmiCal2.hap1, whole genome shotgun sequence:
- the LOC136750848 gene encoding E3 SUMO-protein ligase ZBED1 isoform X1 — translation MENKGSEGSPSDLKLVAHPRAKSKVWKYFGFDTDAEGCILHWKKIYCRICMAQIAYSGNTSNLSYHLEKNHPDEFCEFVKSNTEQMREAFATAFSKLKPEASQHFAQDTLIMKPSYGYENRKHQDLTSAVLSFICEGMYPASVVDEPTFKALLKTADPRYELPSRNYLSTKAIPQKYYLVREALFKELADIVWCGISTDLWRSPTQNRTYISLSSHFINNCSANSLMLSTRCLKTFEVPEDNTAENITRALYEAFVEWGMNSKVFGATTDCSADIVKACSLLDLPVHMPCFGHTINQGIKQAFELPKLGTFLGRCRKLVEYFQQSAVAMYMLREKQRQQGLPQCMLISNRVTCWVSTLAMLQRLKEQQFVIASVLVEDSNNHHLMLETTEWSTVEGLVDLLQPFRQAADMMTACKYPTISMVKPLLHMLLNTTLKVKDSDLKEVSMAKEVISKELSSTYQQTPEIDMFLNVATFIDPRYKKLPFLSPFERSQVESRVIEEAKMLLEKYKEACSQAEDALQFSDEPPVKRQITSTPPPSSNASNLLAVIFCQSGSDENQEELHAQVMEELSNFKSQKVLGLNEDPLRWWSDRLALFPILPKVLHKYWCIPATSVLPERLFSSSGNLLRGKRGRLAPAHVDQQVFLYENTRNCYETEPAEEDEGEWGVEQEAGMGVGEALGMNSKDIGFF, via the coding sequence ATGGAGAATAAAGGCTCAGAGGGTTCCCCATCAGACCTCAAACTGGTCGCCCACCCCCGAGCAAAGAGTAAGGTCTGGAAGTACTTTGGGTTCGACACGGATGCCGAGGGATGTATATTGCACTGGAAGAAAATATACTGCAGGATCTGCATGGCCCAGATTGCCTATTCAGGGAACACCTCCAACCTGTCGTACCATTTGGAAAAGAACCATCCGGATGAGTTCTGTGAGTTTGTCAAGAGCAATACAGAGCAGATGAGGGAGGCCTTTGCCACAGCTTTCTCAAAGCTGAAGCCCGAAGCTTCGCAGCACTTTGCACAGGACACACTAATTATGAAGCCCAGCTATGGGTACGAGAACAGAAAGCATCAGGACCTGACCTCTGCAGTTCTCAGCTTCATCTGTGAGGGGATGTACCCGGCCTCGGTCGTGGATGAGCCAACCTTTAAAGCACTCCTGAAAACCGCTGACCCCCGATACGAGCTTCCCAGTAGGAACTATTTGTCGACCAAAGCCATCCCTCAGAAATACTACTTAGTGAGGGAAGCTTTGTTTAAGGAGCTTGCGGACATTGTGTGGTGTGGCATCTCCACCGATCTGTGGAGGAGTCCGACCCAGAACAGGACTTACATCTCCCTGTCTTCTCACTTCATCAACAACTGCAGTGCCAACAGCCTCATGCTCTCCACGCGGTGCTTGAAAACCTTCGAGGTGCCAGAAGACAACACGGCGGAGAACATCACGCGTGCGCTGTACGAGGCCTTCGTCGAGTGGGGCATGAACTCAAAGGTCTTCGGGGCCACGACGGATTGCTCCGCGGACATCGTGAAGGCCTGCTCTCTGCTGGACCTGCCCGTGCACATGCCTTGCTTTGGTCACACCATCAATCAAGGGATCAAGCAGGCATTTGAGCTTCCTAAACTTGGCACCTTTTTGGGACGCTGCCGGAAGCTGGTGGAATACTTCCAGCAGTCGGCCGTGGCCATGTACATGCTGCGGGAGAAGCAGAGGCAGCAGGGCCTGCCGCAGTGCATGCTAATCAGCAACAGGGTCACCTGCTGGGTGAGCACCCTGGCCATGCTCCAGCGTCTGAAGGAGCAGCAGTTCGTCATTGCCTCTGTTCTTGTGGAGGACAGCAACAATCACCACCTGATGCTGGAGACCACCGAGTGGAGCACCGTGGAGGGTCTGGTGGACTTGCTGCAGCCCTTCAGACAGGCCGCGGACATGATGACTGCCTGTAAGTACCCCACCATCAGCATGGTGAAGCCCCTCCTGCACATGCTCCTCAATACCACCCTGAAAGTCAAGGACAGCGACCTGAAAGAGGTGAGCATGGCCAAAGAGGTCATCTCCAAGGAGCTGTCCTCCACCTACCAGCAGACGCCCGAGATCGACATGTTCCTCAACGTGGCAACCTTTATCGACCCCCGCTACAAAAagcttcccttcctctcccccTTTGAGCGATCCCAGGTCGAGAGCCGGGTCATCGAGGAGGCCAAGATGCTCCTGGAGAAGTACAAGGAGGCCTGCTCTCAGGCGGAAGACGCGCTGCAGTTCTCAGACGAGCCGCCGGTGAAACGGCAGATCACCTCCACCCCACCTCCATCCAGCAACGCCAGCAACCTGTTGGCGGTGATTTTCTGCCAGTCGGGCAGCGATGAGAACCAGGAGGAGCTGCACGCACAGGTGATGGAGGAGCTGAGCAACTTCAAATCCCAAAAGGTCTTGGGCCTCAACGAGGACCCCTTGCGCTGGTGGTCCGACAGGCTGGCCTTGTTCCCGATCCTGCCCAAGGTGCTCCACAAGTACTGGTGCATCCCGGCCACCAGCGTCCTGCCCGAGAGGCTCTTCAGCTCCTCGGGGAACCTGCTGAGGGGTAAGAGGGGCCGCCTCGCCCCCGCGCACGTGGACCAGCAGGTCTTCCTGTACGAGAACACGCGCAACTGCTACGAGACGGAGCCAGCGGAGGAGGACGAGGGCGAGTGGGGCGTGGAGCAGGAAGCAGGGATGGGTGTGGGGGAGGCGCTCGGCATGAACTCCAAAGACATCGGTTTCTTCTGA